One window of Prionailurus bengalensis isolate Pbe53 chromosome B1, Fcat_Pben_1.1_paternal_pri, whole genome shotgun sequence genomic DNA carries:
- the NOA1 gene encoding nitric oxide-associated protein 1 — MLPARLACRRLLPFLRGSAPTVARHGTQEQLLERCVAASSSQHPSNLGRRLSRGSTATRDYEGRTDVEEHFLFPEYVSEPEPAPTLEEQLRELQQRQEEEELQKQQRREERRRQKLRDRSRQHPVVGRPDPTVPPSGLNCSGCGAELHCQDPGVPGYLPSEKFLSAAAQTDGGLARTVCQRCWLLVHHRRALRVQMNREQYLELVSAALRRPGPSLVLYMVDLLDLPDPLLPELPALVGPKQLIVLGNKVDLLPQDAPGYLQRLRERLWNDCTRAGLLQLSSHRGLQHAGEDGPRDEKENSKPSARVRTVLKDVRLISAKTGYGIEELISVLQRSWRYRGDVYLVGATNAGKSTLFNTLLESDYCIAKGAEAIDRATISSWPGTTLNLLKFPICNPTPYRMFERQKRLKKDATKAEEDLSQQEQHQLNLLKKHGYVVGRVGRTFLYSEEQKDEAAFQFDADSLAFDMGNEPVMVADKSTKRIELTPQDVKDAHWFHDTPGITKENCVLNLLTEKEVNIVLPTHSIVPRTFVLKPGMVLFLGAIGRIDFLQGNQSAWFTVVASSLLPVHITSLDKADTMYKKHAGHTLLKVPMGGEERMAGFPPLVGEDITLNEGLGESEAVADIKFSSAGWVAVTPQFKDRLRLRGYTPQGTVLTVRPPLLPYIVNIKGERIKRSVAYKTKKPPSLVYNLQKKKNR, encoded by the exons ATGCTGCCTGCTCGCCTGGCTTGCAGGCGGCTGTTGCCCTTCTTACGGGGATCTGCTCCCACGGTAGCGCGCCATGGCACTCAGGAGCAGCTTCTCGAGAGATGTGTGGCTGCCTCTTCCTCCCAGCACCCATCAAACCTGGGACGTAGGCTTTCTCGTGGCTCAACGGCAACTAGGGATTACGAAGGAAGAACTGACGTGGAGGAGCATTTTTTGTTCCCCGAGTACGTCTCGGAGCCCGAGCCCGCACCGACCCTCGAAGAGCAGCTGCGAGAGCTGCAACAGcggcaagaggaggaggagctaCAGAAACAGCAGCGGCGGGAAGAGCGGCGGCGGCAAAAGCTACGGGACAGGAGTCGACAACACCCGGTCGTGGGACGCCCGGACCCGACGGTGCCACCCAGCGGCCTGAACTGCTCGGGCTGCGGAGCGGAGCTGCACTGCCAGGATCCCGGCGTGCCCGGCTACCTCCCCAGCGAGAAGTTCCTCAGCGCAGCGGCGCAGACCGACGGCGGGCTGGCGCGGACCGTGTGCCAGCGTTGCTGGCTCCTAGTGCACCACCGGCGCGCTCTGCGCGTACAGATGAACCGCGAGCAGTATTTAGAGCTGGTGAGCGCAGCGCTGCGACGGCCGGGGCCCTCCCTGGTGCTTTACATGGTGGACCTTCTGGATCTGCCTGACCCCCTGCTGCCGGAGCTGCCCGCGCTGGTGGGCCCCAAGCAACTGATCGTGCTGGGGAACAAGGTGGACCTGCTGCCCCAGGACGCGCCCGGCTACCTGCAGCGGCTCCGGGAGCGACTGTGGAACGACTGTACCCGCGCAGGGCTCCTTCAGCTGTCTAGCCACCGAGGGCTACAGCACGCTGGGGAGGACGGGCCGCGAGACGAGAAGGAGAATTCGAAGCCTTCTGCCAGGGTCCGTACGGTGCTCAAGGACGTGAGGCTAATTAGCGCCAAGACTGGCTACGGAATCGAAGAATTGATCTCAGTGCTTCAGCGTTCCTGGCGTTACCGCGGCGACGTCTACCTGGTTGGCGCCACCAACGCTGGGAAGTCCACTCTCTTCAACACGCTCCTAGAATCTGATTACTGCATCGCCAAGGGCGCTGAAGCTATCGACAGAGCCACCATCTCTTCTTGGCCTG GTACTACATTAAACCTTTTGAAGTTTCCTATTTGCAACCCAACACCTTACAGGATGTTTGAAAGGcaaaaaaggcttaaaaaagaTGCAACTAAAGCTGAAGAAGATCTTAGTCAGCAAGAGCAACATCAACTTAATCTTTTGAAAAAGCACGGTTATGTAGTAG GAAGAGTTGGAAGAACATTCCTATATTCAGAAGAACAGAAGGATGAAGCTGCCTTTCAGTTTGATGCTGATTCCCTTGCCTTTGACATGGGAAATGAACCTGTTATGGTTGCAGATAAATCCACCAAACGAATAGAATTGACCCCACAAGATGTGAAAGATGCCCACTGGTTTCATGACACCCCtggaattacaaaagaaaattgt GTTTTAAACCTTCtaacagaaaaagaagtaaatattgtTTTGCCAACACATTCCATTGTTCCAAGAACTTTTGTGCTTAAACCAGGAATGGTTCTATTTTTGGGTGCCATAGGCCGCATTGATTTTCTGCAG gGAAATCAGTCAGCTTGGTTTACAGTTGTGGCCTCCAGCCTCCTTCCTGTGCACATTACTTCCTTGGACAAGGCAGATACTATGTATAAGAAACATGCCGGTCATACACTACTCAAG GTTCCAATgggtggagaagaaagaatggcaggatttcctcctcTTGTTGGTGAAGACATTACATTAAATGAAGGACTTGGGGAATCTGAAGCAGTGGCTGACATCAAGTTTTCTTCTGCAG GTTGGGTTGCAGTAACACCTCAGTTTAAGGACAGACTGCGTCTCCGAGGCTATACACCTCAAGGAACAGTTCTGACGGTCCGGCCCCCTCTCTTGCCATATATCGTTAACATCAAAGGCGAGCGCATCAAGAGAAGTGTGGCCTATAAAACCAAGAAGCCTCCTTCCCTTGTGTACAATctgcagaagaagaaaaacagatag